Proteins from a genomic interval of Acomys russatus chromosome 19, mAcoRus1.1, whole genome shotgun sequence:
- the Rgs9bp gene encoding regulator of G-protein signaling 9-binding protein has translation MAREECKALLDALNKTTACYHHLVLTVGGSADTQDLREELQKTRQKARELAVATGARLTVALRDRSLATEERAEFERLWVAFSGCLDLLEADMQRALALGASFPLHAPRRPLVRTGVAGGSSAVAARALSARSLRHEAEGDFDVADLPQLEREVLQVAEMIDDMEMKVNVPRWTVQARQAAGAELLSGASAGASSAGGISVEERAGLCDPSKALAATVFSAVLLVAVALALCVAKLS, from the coding sequence ATGGCCAGGGAGGAGTGCAAGGCGCTGCTGGACGCTCTCAATAAGACCACGGCTTGCTACCATCACCTGGTGCTGACTGTGGGCGGCTCCGCGGACACGCAGGACCTACGCGAGGAGCTACAGAAGACCCGCCAGAAAGCGCGCGAGCTGGCCGTGGCCACCGGCGCCCGGTTGACCGTCGCGCTGCGCGACCGGAGCTTAGCTACCGAGGAGCGCGCGGAGTTTGAGCGGCTCTGGGTGGCCTTTTCGGGCTGCCTGGACCTGCTCGAGGCCGACATGCAGCGCGCCCTGGCTCTGGGAGCTTCCTTCCCACTGCACGCGCCGCGCCGGCCGCTCGTGCGCACAGGGGTGGCGGGCGGCTCCTCCGCGGTAGCCGCGCGCGCCCTGAGCGCCCGCAGCCTGCGGCACGAAGCCGAGGGAGACTTCGACGTCGCCGATCTGCCCCAGTTGGAGCGCGAAGTCCTCCAGGTGGCCGAGATGATCGACGACATGGAAATGAAAGTCAACGTTCCCCGCTGGACTGTACAGGCACGGCAGGCAGCGGGCGCGGAACTCCTGTCCGGTGCCAGTGCCGGTGCGTCCTCCGCCGGAGGCATATCAGTGGAGGAGCGCGCTGGACTCTGCGACCCTAGCAAGGCCCTGGCCGCCACCGTTTTCAGCGCCGTGCTGC